The genome window tgaaaaataattatgaaattgagTGAAGTAAGATGCAACATCCGCTTTGCACTTCGACAAGCATACGAATAAAACATTAACCGTTTAAGTACAGCTTTGTTAACAAAAAgttcaatattcaataaatattttgattttagacatattttattgtttttgtgcattgtataaaatatattatattttagataaTTGGCCTATATTTACTACTGACATTATGTACATTACTACATGTTtcgattatttttaattgaatgtagTTGTGTTATATTcttagatttaaatatttatgggTTCATTGGTTCAAAGTTGCAGAAAAGGTGttcataatttgtatttctaaATGATTTTTGAGGTTGAGTGTTAGGAGTGATTCTAGTAGGCGGGGAATTCTTTATATAGTTATGGTTACCAAAACAATTGTAATTCCAATAATATAAGCTGAATGCGTTTATCAGGAAATAAAGAAGTTAACCTTTAACTGAATTGAATGCTAATCTATCACAAGACACTTTGCTTATCGCTTCAGCAAGTTTCACTTCTGCCAGTTCTAATTTGGACTCCATTTCATGAACATGGTTATCATTGTGTCTGATTTGTTTAAGCCATTTGATGTATTCACTGGGCAATCCAGTCTCTTCGGCGCCCTTGACTATTACCTTGAGATATGTGGTCGATGGTAACCGGCAAAAAGTGGCCTCCTCATTGCAATTCAATCCATGTACATCCGTCTTTGGTTGATCACATAGATGATAAACTCGGCATTCAATATTCCGCTTGTCATTAAGTGAATCCAC of Drosophila nasuta strain 15112-1781.00 chromosome 3, ASM2355853v1, whole genome shotgun sequence contains these proteins:
- the LOC132789636 gene encoding gamma-glutamylcyclotransferase-like isoform X2, coding for MNKFFYFGYGSNMLAARMHIRNPSAKRIGVGKLKNYRLDFHYDGKDNSWNGAPATIVPMEGAQVFGTIWEVDQCHLKSLDEQEGVSYGIYAPINVTVDSLNDKRNIECRVYHLCDQPKTDVHGLNCNEEATFCRLPSTTYLKVIVKGAEETGLPSEYIKWLKQIRHNDNHVHEMESKLELAEVKLAEAISKVSCDRLAFNSVKG
- the LOC132789636 gene encoding gamma-glutamylcyclotransferase-like isoform X1, which codes for MNKTRFLHKLSIVMNKFFYFGYGSNMLAARMHIRNPSAKRIGVGKLKNYRLDFHYDGKDNSWNGAPATIVPMEGAQVFGTIWEVDQCHLKSLDEQEGVSYGIYAPINVTVDSLNDKRNIECRVYHLCDQPKTDVHGLNCNEEATFCRLPSTTYLKVIVKGAEETGLPSEYIKWLKQIRHNDNHVHEMESKLELAEVKLAEAISKVSCDRLAFNSVKG